The following are encoded together in the Sandaracinaceae bacterium genome:
- a CDS encoding DUF393 domain-containing protein gives MRVILVDGTCLFCNRLVATLLRLDRRGRFHFAHLQGPRARALLAAHGEAVDV, from the coding sequence ATGCGCGTGATCTTGGTCGACGGTACCTGCCTGTTCTGCAATCGCCTGGTCGCCACCCTGCTGCGCCTCGACCGGCGCGGGCGCTTCCACTTCGCCCACCTGCAAGGCCCCCGGGCGCGCGCGCTCCTCGCCGCGCACGGCGAGGCGGTGGACGT
- a CDS encoding acyl-CoA desaturase has protein sequence MPATPRTHRYDFKSAIPWFIVHLMPFLALWSGVTWQAVALCLGLFWFRMWAVTAVYHRYFSHRTYETSRWFQFVLAVCAVTSTQRGPLWWAAHHRAHHLYSDGERDLHSPEQDGFWHAHVGWVFADSGETDWKRIQDFAKYPELRWLDRWHLVPTVLLGIASVVFFGWPGLFIGFFLSQVMAWHATYVINSLCHVWGGRRFETKDTSRNNLWLALLTLGEGWHNNHHHYMNSVRQGFYWYEIDITYYVLRALAAVGLVWNLKMPPQRVLDEGRRLDALKKRRAAPDRVDDRVGDLAAARTSLAP, from the coding sequence CACCTGATGCCGTTCCTCGCGCTCTGGTCGGGGGTGACCTGGCAGGCCGTGGCGCTGTGCCTGGGGCTCTTCTGGTTCCGGATGTGGGCGGTCACCGCGGTCTACCACCGCTACTTCTCGCACCGGACCTACGAGACCAGCCGCTGGTTCCAGTTCGTGCTCGCCGTCTGCGCGGTCACCTCGACGCAGCGCGGGCCGCTCTGGTGGGCGGCGCACCACCGCGCCCACCACCTCTACAGCGACGGCGAGCGCGACCTCCACTCGCCCGAGCAGGACGGCTTCTGGCACGCGCACGTCGGCTGGGTCTTCGCCGACAGCGGCGAGACCGACTGGAAGCGCATCCAGGACTTCGCGAAGTACCCGGAGCTGCGCTGGCTCGACCGCTGGCACCTGGTCCCGACGGTCCTGCTCGGCATCGCGAGCGTCGTGTTCTTCGGCTGGCCGGGGCTGTTCATCGGCTTCTTCCTGAGCCAGGTGATGGCGTGGCACGCGACGTACGTGATCAACTCGCTTTGTCACGTGTGGGGCGGCCGCCGCTTCGAGACCAAGGACACCAGCCGCAACAACCTGTGGCTCGCGCTGCTCACCCTCGGCGAGGGCTGGCACAACAACCACCACCACTACATGAACAGCGTCCGGCAGGGCTTCTACTGGTACGAGATCGACATCACGTACTACGTGCTCCGCGCGCTGGCCGCGGTGGGTCTGGTCTGGAACCTCAAGATGCCGCCGCAGCGAGTCCTCGACGAGGGCCGCCGCCTCGACGCGCTGAAGAAGCGCCGCGCCGCGCCCGACCGCGTCGACGACCGCGTGGGCGACCTCGCCGCCGCGCGCACCTCGCTGGCGCCGTAG